One stretch of Streptomyces sp. A2-16 DNA includes these proteins:
- a CDS encoding glycerophosphodiester phosphodiesterase has translation MTSPIRHPYLDHPGPIPFAHRGGAADGLENTALQFRRAIEAGYRYLETDVHATADGKLVAFHDDTLDRVTDGAGRIAELPWARVRHARVAGKEPVPLFEELLEAFPEARWNVDVKAEPALQPLLDLVERTGSWDRICVGSFSEARVMRAQRLAGPRLATSYGTRGVLNLRLRSWGVPAALRRSAVAAQVPEAQSGIQVVDHRFVRTAHARGLQVHVWTVNEPDRMHRLLDLGVDGIMTDHIDTLRKVMEDRGVWV, from the coding sequence GTGACCTCGCCGATACGCCACCCCTACCTCGACCACCCCGGTCCCATCCCCTTCGCCCACCGGGGCGGGGCCGCGGACGGCCTGGAGAACACCGCGCTCCAGTTCCGGCGGGCGATCGAGGCGGGTTACCGGTACCTGGAGACCGACGTCCACGCCACCGCGGACGGCAAGCTGGTCGCCTTCCACGACGACACCCTGGACCGGGTGACCGACGGGGCGGGCCGGATAGCGGAGCTGCCCTGGGCGCGGGTACGGCACGCGCGCGTGGCCGGCAAGGAGCCGGTGCCACTCTTCGAGGAACTCCTGGAGGCCTTTCCCGAAGCGCGCTGGAACGTCGACGTCAAGGCCGAGCCGGCCCTCCAGCCGCTCCTGGACCTGGTCGAGCGCACCGGCTCCTGGGACCGCATCTGCGTCGGCTCCTTCTCCGAGGCGCGGGTGATGCGCGCCCAGCGGCTGGCCGGACCGCGCCTGGCGACCTCGTACGGCACCCGGGGCGTGCTGAACCTCCGGCTGCGGTCCTGGGGAGTCCCGGCGGCGCTGCGCCGCTCGGCCGTCGCCGCCCAGGTGCCCGAGGCCCAGTCCGGCATCCAGGTGGTCGACCACCGCTTCGTGCGCACCGCCCACGCGCGCGGGCTGCAGGTGCACGTGTGGACCGTCAACGAACCCGATCGCATGCACCGGCTTCTGGACCTGGGAGTCGATGGCATCATGACCGATCACATCGACACACTGCGCAAGGTCATGGAGGACCGGGGCGTCTGGGTCTGA
- a CDS encoding MFS transporter, with amino-acid sequence MGTDTVQAGAADEAAHRRREQRGWYFYDWACSVYSTSVLTVFLGPYLTSVAKNAADADGYVHPLGIPVRAGSFFAYSVSLSVIVAVLVMPLVGAAADRGGRKKPLLAAAAYTGAAATTGMFFLGGDRYLLGGALLVVANAAQSVGMMLYNSYLPQIAAPEERDTVSSKGWAFGYAAGALVLVANLVLYMGHDSFGLSESAAVRVCLASAGLWWGAFTLIPLRRLRDRSSATKESTAPGFRQLAATVRDMRRHPHTLAFLLAYLIYNDGIQTVISQASVYGSEELDLGQSTLIVAVLLVQVLAVAGALALGRLARTHGAKRTILGSLVAWAVILGAGFFLPAGAPVWFFVLAAGIGLVLGGSQALSRSLFSHLVPPGKEAEYFSAYEMSDRGMSWLGPLLFGITYQLTGSYRDAIISLVAFFVIGFALLARVPVRRAISDAGNPVPERI; translated from the coding sequence GTGGGCACCGACACCGTGCAGGCGGGCGCGGCGGACGAGGCCGCCCACCGGCGGCGTGAGCAACGCGGCTGGTACTTCTACGACTGGGCGTGCTCCGTCTACTCGACGAGCGTGCTCACCGTGTTCCTCGGGCCTTATCTGACCTCGGTCGCGAAGAACGCGGCGGACGCGGACGGCTATGTCCATCCCCTGGGCATCCCGGTGCGGGCCGGCTCCTTCTTCGCGTACTCGGTGTCGCTGTCGGTGATCGTGGCGGTGCTGGTGATGCCCCTGGTGGGTGCCGCCGCCGACCGCGGCGGCCGCAAGAAGCCCCTGCTGGCGGCCGCCGCCTACACCGGGGCTGCCGCGACGACCGGCATGTTCTTCCTCGGCGGCGACCGCTATCTCCTCGGTGGCGCCCTCCTGGTCGTCGCGAACGCGGCACAGTCCGTGGGGATGATGCTCTACAACTCCTACCTCCCCCAGATCGCCGCGCCCGAGGAGCGCGACACGGTCTCCTCCAAGGGCTGGGCCTTCGGATACGCGGCGGGCGCCCTGGTACTGGTCGCGAACCTCGTTCTCTACATGGGGCACGACTCGTTCGGCCTCTCCGAGAGCGCCGCGGTCCGCGTCTGTCTGGCCTCGGCCGGGCTGTGGTGGGGAGCCTTCACGCTGATTCCGCTCCGAAGGCTGCGCGACCGGAGTTCCGCCACCAAGGAATCGACGGCCCCGGGCTTCCGGCAGCTCGCGGCCACCGTCCGCGACATGCGCCGCCACCCGCACACGCTCGCCTTCCTGCTGGCGTACCTGATCTACAACGACGGCATCCAGACCGTGATCTCCCAGGCCTCGGTCTACGGCTCCGAGGAACTGGATCTCGGGCAGTCCACGCTCATCGTGGCCGTGCTCCTGGTCCAGGTGCTCGCGGTGGCGGGCGCGCTGGCGCTCGGCCGACTCGCCCGGACCCACGGGGCCAAACGCACGATTCTCGGCTCGCTGGTCGCCTGGGCGGTGATCCTGGGGGCAGGCTTCTTCCTGCCCGCCGGCGCGCCCGTGTGGTTCTTCGTCCTGGCCGCCGGCATCGGGCTCGTCCTCGGCGGCAGCCAGGCCCTGTCGCGCTCCCTGTTCTCCCATCTCGTGCCGCCCGGCAAGGAGGCCGAGTACTTCTCGGCGTACGAGATGAGCGACCGCGGGATGAGCTGGCTGGGCCCGCTGCTGTTCGGGATCACCTACCAGCTGACGGGAAGTTATCGGGACGCGATCATCTCGCTGGTGGCCTTCTTCGTCATCGGGTTCGCCCTGCTCGCAAGGGTTCCGGTGCGGCGGGCGATCAGCGACGCGGGCAATCCCGTACCCGAAAGGATTTAG
- a CDS encoding RNA polymerase-binding protein RbpA — protein MSERALRGTRLVVTSYETDRGIDLAPRQAVEYACEKGHRFEMPFSVEAEIPPEWECKVCGAQALLVDGDGPEEKKAKPARTHWDMLMERRTREELEEVLEERLAVLRSGAMNIAVHPRDSRKSA, from the coding sequence ATGAGTGAGCGAGCTCTTCGCGGCACGCGCCTCGTGGTGACCAGCTACGAGACGGACCGCGGTATCGACCTGGCCCCGCGCCAGGCCGTGGAGTACGCATGCGAGAAGGGGCACCGCTTCGAGATGCCCTTCTCGGTCGAGGCGGAGATTCCGCCGGAGTGGGAGTGCAAGGTCTGCGGGGCCCAGGCACTCCTCGTGGACGGCGACGGCCCTGAAGAGAAGAAGGCCAAGCCCGCGCGTACACATTGGGACATGCTGATGGAGCGACGCACCCGTGAGGAACTCGAAGAGGTCCTCGAGGAGCGTCTGGCGGTTCTGCGCTCCGGCGCGATGAACATCGCTGTTCATCCCCGGGACAGCCGCAAGTCGGCCTGA
- the fxsA gene encoding FxsA family membrane protein: protein MTTGAPTPTYPARPRRSRTRTFLPLGVAAWLVLEIWLLTVVAGAASGFAVFLLLVAGFVLGSVVIKRAGRRAFRNLNEALQRGGAPSSSGSGGNGLMMLAGLLLMIPGLISDAVGLLLLVPPVQKAVGRYAERTFDRRLRAAGPGTLGDAFQQARIRRPDGKVVQGEVIVRDEPGDDTPRDQRPPLTR, encoded by the coding sequence ATGACGACAGGCGCTCCGACCCCCACGTACCCCGCCCGGCCCCGCCGCTCCCGTACGCGCACCTTCCTGCCGCTGGGCGTCGCCGCCTGGCTGGTGCTGGAGATCTGGCTGCTCACCGTGGTCGCGGGCGCGGCGAGCGGATTCGCGGTGTTCCTGCTCCTGGTGGCCGGCTTCGTGCTCGGCTCGGTGGTCATCAAGCGGGCCGGCCGCCGCGCCTTCCGGAACCTGAACGAAGCGCTCCAGCGGGGCGGCGCCCCCTCGAGCTCCGGCAGCGGTGGCAACGGCCTGATGATGCTGGCCGGCCTGCTCCTGATGATCCCCGGCCTGATCTCCGACGCGGTCGGCCTGCTCCTGCTGGTCCCGCCGGTCCAGAAGGCCGTCGGCCGGTACGCCGAGCGCACCTTCGACCGCAGGCTCCGCGCCGCCGGCCCCGGCACCCTCGGGGACGCGTTCCAGCAGGCCCGGATTCGGCGCCCGGACGGCAAGGTGGTGCAGGGCGAGGTGATCGTCCGGGACGAGCCGGGCGACGACACCCCGCGGGACCAGCGCCCGCCGCTCACCCGCTGA
- a CDS encoding PLP-dependent aminotransferase family protein, with product MAQWTSAVGAAQLARLLNSQQDRPAGPGTRRPPAYRGLADGIRLLVLEGRVPVAARLPAERELALSLSVSRTTVAAAYEALRAEGFLESRRGAGSWTAVPAGNPLPARGLEPLPPEALGSMIDLGCAALPAPEPWLTRAVQGALEELPPYAHTHGDYPAGLPALRAMIAERYSARGIPTMPEQIMVTTGAMGAIDAICHLFGGRGERIAVESPSYANILQLMREAGARLVPVAMAEGLTGWDIDRWRQVLRDAAPRIAYVVADFHNPTGALADEDQRRQLVEAARSAGTVLVADETMTELWLDEDVSMPRPVCAFDPAGSTVVTVGSASKAFWAGMRIGWVRAAPDVIRSLVAARAYADLGTPVLEQLAVNWLFSTGGWEQAVELRRTQARENRDALVAAMRKELPSWEFEVPQGGLTLWVRAGGLSGSRLAEVGERVGVRVPSGPRFGVDGAFEGYVRLPFTVGGALAEEAAVRLAAAARVVESGGSGGGEAPRTFVA from the coding sequence GTGGCGCAGTGGACCTCGGCGGTGGGTGCGGCGCAGCTCGCCCGGCTGCTCAACTCCCAGCAGGACCGCCCGGCCGGCCCCGGCACGCGTCGCCCGCCGGCCTACCGAGGACTCGCCGACGGCATCCGGCTGCTGGTCCTGGAGGGGCGAGTTCCGGTGGCCGCCCGGCTGCCCGCGGAACGCGAGCTGGCCCTCTCCCTGTCCGTCAGCCGTACGACCGTCGCGGCGGCCTACGAGGCGCTGCGGGCCGAGGGCTTCCTGGAGTCCCGGCGCGGCGCGGGCAGCTGGACGGCCGTACCGGCCGGGAACCCGCTCCCCGCGCGCGGCCTGGAACCCCTCCCGCCCGAGGCCCTCGGCTCGATGATCGACCTGGGCTGCGCGGCACTGCCCGCCCCCGAGCCGTGGCTGACGCGGGCCGTGCAGGGCGCCCTCGAGGAGCTGCCGCCGTACGCCCACACCCACGGTGACTACCCGGCGGGTCTCCCTGCCCTGCGCGCGATGATCGCCGAGCGGTACAGCGCGCGCGGGATCCCGACCATGCCCGAGCAGATCATGGTCACGACCGGTGCGATGGGCGCGATCGACGCGATCTGTCATCTGTTCGGGGGCCGGGGCGAGCGCATTGCGGTGGAGTCCCCCTCCTACGCGAACATCCTCCAGCTGATGCGGGAGGCGGGCGCCCGGCTCGTGCCCGTCGCGATGGCGGAGGGGCTGACCGGCTGGGACATCGACCGCTGGCGCCAGGTGCTGCGGGACGCGGCGCCGCGGATCGCCTATGTCGTCGCCGACTTCCACAACCCGACCGGTGCGCTGGCCGACGAGGACCAGCGGCGGCAGCTGGTGGAGGCGGCGCGCTCCGCGGGGACCGTGCTGGTCGCCGACGAGACGATGACCGAGCTGTGGCTGGACGAGGACGTCTCGATGCCGCGGCCGGTGTGCGCCTTCGACCCGGCCGGATCCACGGTGGTCACCGTCGGCTCCGCCAGCAAGGCGTTCTGGGCCGGGATGCGGATCGGCTGGGTCCGGGCGGCACCGGACGTGATCCGCAGCCTGGTCGCTGCGCGGGCCTACGCCGACCTGGGCACGCCGGTCCTCGAGCAGCTGGCCGTGAACTGGCTGTTCAGCACGGGCGGCTGGGAGCAGGCCGTGGAGCTGCGGCGGACCCAGGCCCGGGAGAACCGGGACGCGCTGGTGGCGGCGATGCGCAAGGAACTGCCCTCCTGGGAGTTCGAGGTGCCGCAGGGCGGCCTGACCCTGTGGGTGCGGGCGGGCGGGCTGTCCGGCTCCCGGCTGGCCGAAGTCGGCGAGCGCGTGGGGGTGCGCGTCCCGTCGGGGCCGCGTTTCGGGGTGGACGGCGCCTTCGAGGGCTATGTGCGCCTGCCCTTCACGGTGGGCGGCGCACTGGCCGAGGAGGCGGCGGTACGACTGGCCGCCGCGGCGAGGGTGGTGGAGAGCGGAGGGTCCGGCGGCGGGGAGGCGCCGCGCACTTTCGTGGCCTGA